A window of the Tunturibacter empetritectus genome harbors these coding sequences:
- a CDS encoding histidine phosphatase family protein, which translates to MTDATIKQPTRILLIRHGQSVANAGGIPPDHIIKPLTELGRAQAKAFSDGFSCDPTLFLLSPYLRAQQTSIPLRERYPKVPIQEFHYLNPARHNGTSEEQQMPHILEFWERDDPSYSDGPGAESFSDFTGRARDAIRRLAQLKSEGCIAVFTHGLFMQAIRLLFLFPRATDRQLMSNFRRFHFVNFIDNLQAIELEVLNGQLRMVGQQHLTTFTLQGETSHA; encoded by the coding sequence ATGACCGACGCCACCATCAAACAGCCCACCCGAATCCTGCTCATTCGCCACGGCCAGAGTGTCGCGAATGCGGGCGGCATCCCGCCGGACCACATCATCAAGCCATTGACAGAGCTCGGCCGCGCCCAGGCAAAGGCCTTCTCCGACGGCTTCTCCTGTGACCCGACCCTGTTTCTGCTCTCGCCGTATCTCCGTGCTCAGCAGACTTCGATCCCGCTTCGAGAGCGCTACCCCAAGGTGCCGATCCAGGAGTTCCACTATCTAAACCCTGCGCGACACAACGGTACCAGCGAAGAGCAGCAGATGCCGCACATTCTGGAGTTCTGGGAGCGAGACGATCCGTCCTACTCCGATGGCCCCGGAGCCGAGTCGTTCAGCGACTTTACCGGCCGCGCCCGCGACGCCATCCGCCGGCTCGCCCAATTGAAATCAGAGGGATGCATTGCCGTCTTCACCCACGGCCTCTTCATGCAGGCCATCCGCCTTCTCTTCCTCTTCCCCCGCGCGACCGACCGGCAACTAATGTCAAACTTTCGGCGCTTTCACTTCGTCAACTTTATAGACAACCTCCAGGCAATTGAGCTCGAGGTCCTCAACGGTCAACTTCGCATGGTCGGGCAACAGCATCTAACCACTTTCACGCTCCAAGGAGAAACGTCTCATGCATAG
- the tuf gene encoding elongation factor Tu gives MGKEKFDRSKPHVNIGTIGHIDHGKTTLTAAITKVLSKHNPKNTFRSFDTIDNAPEERERGITIATSHVEYETPNRHYAHVDCPGHADYIKNMITGAAQMDGAILVVAATDGPMPQTKEHVLLARQVGVPFIVVFLNKCDAVEDEELIELVEMEVRELLSKYDYPGDDTPIIRGSALGALNGEAQWEAKIDELMAAVDKYIPQPERAVDQPFLMPIEDIFSISGRGTVVTGRIERGKVKVGEACEIVGFRETRQTVCTGVEMFKKQLDEGLAGDNAGLLLRGIAKEDVERGMVLAKPGSIKPHTDFKGEVYVLSKEEGGRHTPFFNGYRPQFYFRTTDVTGSAKLPAGTEMCMPGDNIQLEITLHTPVAMEKGLRFAIREGGRTVGAGTISEIIK, from the coding sequence ATGGGCAAGGAAAAGTTTGACCGGTCAAAGCCGCACGTAAACATCGGGACGATCGGGCACATCGATCATGGCAAGACGACGCTGACGGCGGCGATTACGAAGGTGTTGTCGAAGCACAACCCGAAGAACACGTTCCGTTCGTTCGATACGATCGACAACGCTCCTGAGGAGCGCGAGCGTGGTATCACGATTGCGACCTCGCACGTCGAGTACGAGACGCCGAACCGGCACTATGCGCACGTCGACTGTCCGGGCCACGCGGACTACATCAAGAATATGATCACCGGAGCGGCGCAGATGGACGGCGCGATCCTGGTGGTCGCGGCCACCGACGGCCCGATGCCCCAGACCAAGGAGCACGTGCTGCTGGCGCGCCAGGTTGGCGTTCCCTTCATCGTGGTGTTTTTGAACAAGTGCGATGCGGTTGAAGACGAAGAGCTGATCGAACTGGTGGAGATGGAGGTTCGCGAGCTGTTGTCGAAGTACGACTACCCTGGCGACGACACTCCGATTATCCGTGGCTCTGCGTTGGGCGCGCTGAACGGCGAAGCTCAGTGGGAGGCCAAGATTGACGAGCTGATGGCAGCGGTGGACAAGTACATCCCGCAACCTGAGCGCGCGGTCGACCAGCCGTTCCTGATGCCGATCGAAGACATCTTCTCGATCTCGGGTCGCGGCACTGTGGTGACGGGCCGTATCGAGCGTGGCAAGGTGAAGGTTGGCGAGGCCTGCGAGATCGTGGGCTTCCGCGAGACCCGTCAGACGGTCTGCACCGGTGTCGAGATGTTCAAGAAGCAGCTGGACGAGGGTCTGGCTGGCGATAACGCTGGTCTTTTGCTGCGCGGTATCGCGAAGGAAGATGTGGAGCGCGGGATGGTGTTGGCCAAGCCTGGTTCGATCAAGCCCCACACCGACTTCAAGGGCGAGGTCTACGTGTTATCGAAGGAAGAGGGCGGACGTCACACTCCGTTCTTCAACGGCTACCGTCCCCAGTTCTACTTCCGTACGACGGATGTGACGGGTTCGGCGAAGCTGCCTGCAGGCACAGAGATGTGCATGCCCGGCGACAACATCCAGCTGGAGATCACGCTGCATACGCCAGTCGCGATGGAGAAGGGTCTGCGCTTCGCTATCCGCGAAGGCGGCCGCACCGTCGGCGCTGGAACCATCAGCGAGATCATCAAGTAA
- the rpmG gene encoding 50S ribosomal protein L33 codes for MREIITLQCPDCKNRNYSTTKNKKTTTGRLEFSKFCNTCRKHTDHKETK; via the coding sequence ATGCGCGAGATCATTACTCTTCAGTGTCCGGATTGCAAGAACCGGAACTATTCCACCACGAAGAACAAGAAGACGACTACCGGTCGCCTCGAGTTCTCGAAGTTCTGCAATACCTGCCGGAAGCACACGGACCACAAGGAAACGAAGTAG
- the secE gene encoding preprotein translocase subunit SecE, translated as MAKTIAVTEQPSTGLQQLKSQPARLGEFLKDVRSEMRKVISPSRAEVQSTTIVVLVTVFIFAAYFWLVDNIIGRAIEALLHRLTQH; from the coding sequence ATGGCCAAGACAATAGCGGTAACCGAACAGCCCAGCACCGGATTGCAGCAGTTGAAGTCCCAGCCAGCACGTCTCGGCGAGTTCCTGAAGGATGTTCGCAGCGAGATGCGCAAGGTGATCTCGCCTTCGCGCGCCGAGGTTCAGTCGACTACGATCGTTGTCCTCGTCACCGTCTTCATCTTCGCGGCGTACTTCTGGCTGGTGGACAACATCATCGGCCGGGCGATCGAAGCCCTGTTGCACCGGCTTACCCAGCACTAA
- the nusG gene encoding transcription termination/antitermination protein NusG codes for MREKGTTMAAEEQNPEEQNPQVDPSEQLAPPVNENFKWYIIHAYSGFERKVRESLESRITAFGLQNRIGRIMIPTEPVTELRNGKKYTIERVFLPGYVLVEMELDNDLWHVIKNTPRVTGFLGTGDNPVALSEQEVSSILFRTETAGNKPTMKVKYEKGEQVRINEGPFANFTGAVDDINEDKQTLKVMVSIFGRSTPVEIEFSKVDKVVDE; via the coding sequence ATGCGTGAAAAAGGCACAACGATGGCAGCAGAAGAGCAAAATCCGGAAGAGCAGAATCCTCAGGTAGATCCCTCTGAGCAGTTGGCTCCCCCGGTCAATGAGAACTTCAAGTGGTACATCATTCATGCCTACTCGGGCTTTGAGCGCAAGGTGCGCGAGTCCCTCGAGAGCCGCATCACTGCCTTCGGTCTGCAGAACCGCATCGGCCGCATCATGATTCCGACTGAGCCGGTCACCGAGCTGCGCAACGGCAAGAAGTACACCATCGAGCGCGTCTTCCTGCCTGGCTATGTTCTGGTCGAGATGGAACTCGACAACGACCTGTGGCACGTCATCAAGAACACGCCGCGCGTCACCGGCTTTCTGGGCACCGGCGACAACCCGGTCGCGCTCTCCGAGCAGGAAGTAAGCTCCATCCTCTTCCGCACAGAGACTGCAGGCAACAAGCCGACCATGAAGGTCAAGTACGAGAAGGGCGAGCAGGTCCGCATCAACGAGGGCCCCTTCGCCAACTTCACCGGCGCGGTCGACGATATCAACGAGGACAAGCAGACCCTCAAGGTTATGGTCAGTATCTTTGGCCGCTCGACTCCGGTCGAGATCGAGTTCTCCAAGGTCGACAAGGTTGTCGACGAGTAG
- the rplK gene encoding 50S ribosomal protein L11 translates to MAPKKITGYVKLQIMAGKATPAPPVGPALGQAQVNIMEFCKQFNERTKAPDMAGLTIPVVISVYADRTFSFITKTPPAPVLLLKAAGIEKGSGTPNKEKKGKVTEKQIIAIATQKMPDMNATTVEAAAKSIRGTARSMGIEVVG, encoded by the coding sequence ATGGCACCGAAGAAGATCACTGGATACGTCAAGCTTCAGATTATGGCCGGCAAGGCCACCCCTGCACCTCCGGTCGGCCCTGCGCTTGGCCAGGCCCAGGTCAACATCATGGAGTTCTGCAAGCAGTTCAACGAGCGCACCAAGGCGCCTGATATGGCCGGACTCACCATCCCCGTCGTCATCAGCGTCTACGCAGACCGCACCTTCAGCTTCATCACCAAGACCCCTCCGGCTCCGGTGCTCCTGTTGAAGGCTGCTGGTATCGAGAAGGGCTCCGGCACTCCGAACAAGGAGAAGAAGGGCAAGGTGACCGAGAAGCAGATCATCGCCATCGCCACCCAGAAGATGCCGGACATGAACGCGACCACGGTCGAGGCAGCAGCGAAGAGCATTCGCGGCACGGCACGTTCGATGGGCATTGAAGTCGTAGGCTAA
- a CDS encoding SPL family radical SAM protein, with protein MAKQDSTSLFPILPPSPVGIARMAAEAEHADDGHLIEFKMLKVRSILNKSVSRRQLSLAYSINPYRGCEFGCKYCYARYTHEFMAPKTTEERGEASANAIDMRDPLSFERMIFLKQNAAWLLEQELKKIDPADEVALGTATDPYQPIERRARITRSLLEVFARKEGYRLGIVTKSRLIERDIDLLVEVARRNTLVVHVTITTPDAKLARLLEPRAPRPDLRFQAVRRMREAGIMAGVFGSPLLPGITDNQEALDEMARRSAAVGASFFAAHPLFLKPCSRPTYLSFVREHFPALQGDYAKRFATADFAGREYRERLAKMVDGACRRYGLGKRSSDALLTRNEEGGGKRPTQNVGTGARQQRLFA; from the coding sequence ATGGCGAAACAAGACAGCACGTCCCTCTTCCCAATCCTTCCCCCAAGCCCTGTGGGAATCGCCCGCATGGCAGCTGAGGCAGAGCACGCCGATGATGGCCACCTGATTGAATTCAAGATGTTGAAGGTGCGCAGCATTCTGAATAAATCGGTGTCGAGGCGGCAGCTGTCCCTGGCCTACAGCATCAACCCGTATCGAGGATGCGAGTTCGGCTGCAAGTACTGCTATGCCCGATACACGCATGAGTTCATGGCTCCAAAGACTACGGAGGAGAGGGGCGAGGCGTCGGCGAACGCGATTGATATGCGAGATCCTTTGTCGTTCGAAAGAATGATCTTTCTGAAACAAAATGCGGCGTGGCTGCTGGAGCAGGAGTTGAAGAAGATCGACCCTGCAGATGAGGTGGCGCTGGGCACCGCGACCGACCCCTACCAACCGATCGAGCGGCGGGCAAGGATTACGCGCAGTCTTCTGGAAGTGTTTGCGCGAAAGGAAGGGTATCGGCTCGGAATTGTGACGAAGTCGCGGCTGATCGAGCGCGATATTGATCTGCTGGTGGAAGTTGCTCGACGCAATACCCTGGTGGTGCATGTGACAATTACCACGCCTGATGCGAAGCTTGCGCGCTTGCTGGAGCCTCGCGCGCCTCGACCGGATCTTCGCTTTCAGGCTGTCAGGCGCATGCGAGAAGCAGGGATCATGGCAGGGGTCTTCGGCTCGCCGCTGCTCCCCGGAATTACAGACAATCAGGAAGCGTTGGATGAAATGGCGCGACGCTCTGCAGCCGTTGGAGCGAGCTTTTTCGCAGCTCATCCACTCTTCCTCAAGCCGTGCTCACGTCCTACCTACCTGAGCTTCGTTCGTGAGCACTTCCCTGCCCTCCAAGGCGACTATGCCAAACGCTTCGCCACTGCCGACTTTGCCGGAAGAGAGTACCGCGAACGTTTGGCAAAGATGGTCGATGGTGCGTGTCGTCGGTACGGCCTGGGAAAGCGTTCGAGCGACGCTTTGCTGACTCGGAACGAGGAGGGCGGAGGCAAAAGGCCGACTCAAAATGTGGGAACGGGTGCAAGACAGCAAAGACTCTTTGCGTAG
- the rplA gene encoding 50S ribosomal protein L1, translating into MARKLSKNLVKARALVEPRPYLLADAVPLLQKAKYAKFDETVDLTMRLGVDPRHADQMVRGTVVLPHGLGKSKIVAVITSGDRIKEAEAAGAEFVGGEDLVEKIQKENWTAFDALIATPDMMRSVGRLGKVLGPKGLMPNPKTGTVTTDVAAAVKEIKAGKVEFRTDKTALVHVPVGKLSFDPQKLVDNAMTVITSVVKAKPSAAKGKYIKGVTLSSSMGPGIQLDYAAAELAGKA; encoded by the coding sequence ATGGCAAGGAAGCTCTCTAAGAATCTAGTAAAGGCGCGTGCGCTCGTCGAGCCCCGTCCTTATCTGTTGGCGGACGCAGTTCCGCTCCTGCAAAAAGCAAAGTACGCGAAGTTCGACGAGACCGTCGATCTGACCATGCGTCTGGGCGTCGATCCCCGCCACGCGGACCAGATGGTTCGTGGCACGGTGGTGCTCCCGCACGGCCTTGGCAAGTCCAAGATCGTTGCCGTCATCACCTCGGGCGATCGTATCAAGGAAGCAGAGGCTGCCGGCGCTGAGTTCGTCGGTGGTGAGGACTTAGTCGAGAAGATCCAGAAAGAAAACTGGACTGCCTTTGACGCTCTGATTGCGACCCCCGACATGATGCGTTCCGTTGGACGTCTCGGCAAGGTGCTCGGCCCCAAGGGTCTGATGCCCAACCCGAAGACGGGTACGGTCACGACTGACGTTGCCGCTGCGGTCAAGGAGATTAAGGCCGGTAAGGTCGAGTTCCGCACCGACAAGACCGCGCTGGTTCACGTTCCAGTCGGCAAGCTCTCATTCGATCCGCAGAAGCTGGTCGATAACGCGATGACTGTGATTACGAGTGTCGTGAAGGCCAAGCCGTCGGCCGCCAAGGGCAAGTACATCAAGGGTGTCACGCTGAGCTCGAGCATGGGCCCTGGCATTCAACTCGACTACGCCGCTGCTGAACTAGCAGGCAAGGCCTAA
- the rplJ gene encoding 50S ribosomal protein L10 produces the protein MALTRASKTEKVKQLATELEHSTSAIIGTFKGLTASKDFELRKTVRAAGGNYHVVKNKLAARASEGTKIESALQGLKGVSAVAYTSGDPVALAKALSTWVKDNAEFTFKLGIVDGKVIDVREIGDLATMPGKEELFSKLLFLIQSPAQRLATVINATGRDLAVVINQGVEKGKFAGAAAPATVEATKAEAVEAPKAEAKVEETPVAEAAVVEVPAAEAPAAEGQLVAEAHAVEAPGADATAEQPENSTASQGGEAATTDPVEG, from the coding sequence ATGGCATTGACCAGAGCATCAAAGACGGAGAAGGTGAAGCAGCTCGCAACCGAGCTCGAGCACTCGACCTCCGCTATCATCGGCACCTTCAAGGGCCTCACCGCTTCGAAGGACTTCGAGCTGCGTAAGACCGTTCGCGCCGCCGGTGGAAACTATCACGTCGTGAAGAACAAGCTGGCTGCACGCGCTAGCGAAGGCACCAAGATCGAGTCGGCGCTGCAGGGTCTCAAGGGCGTATCGGCTGTTGCCTACACCTCGGGCGATCCTGTTGCTCTGGCTAAGGCGCTTTCGACCTGGGTCAAGGACAACGCTGAGTTCACCTTCAAGCTGGGCATCGTCGACGGCAAGGTGATCGACGTTCGTGAGATTGGCGATCTCGCCACCATGCCGGGCAAGGAAGAGCTCTTCTCTAAGCTTCTCTTCCTCATTCAGTCGCCTGCGCAGCGTTTGGCCACGGTCATCAACGCTACCGGCCGCGATCTCGCGGTTGTAATCAACCAGGGCGTAGAAAAGGGCAAGTTTGCAGGCGCAGCCGCTCCGGCAACTGTCGAAGCGACGAAAGCAGAAGCTGTCGAAGCTCCTAAAGCAGAGGCCAAGGTTGAAGAGACTCCTGTCGCAGAGGCCGCAGTCGTTGAAGTTCCTGCTGCTGAGGCTCCCGCCGCTGAAGGTCAGCTCGTAGCCGAGGCGCACGCCGTCGAAGCTCCCGGCGCCGATGCCACCGCTGAGCAGCCCGAGAACTCCACCGCATCGCAGGGTGGGGAAGCCGCGACCACCGACCCGGTCGAAGGCTAA
- the rplL gene encoding 50S ribosomal protein L7/L12 encodes MADIQQLEDSIVSLSLLEASALVKKLEERLGVSAAAAVAAPAAGGGAAAAAPVEEKTEFTVILKDAGANKINTIKAVREVTALGLKEAKDLVDAAPKPLKENISKDDAAAIAKKFEGVATIEIK; translated from the coding sequence ATGGCAGACATCCAGCAGTTGGAAGATTCAATCGTTAGCCTCAGCCTCCTCGAGGCTTCGGCTCTGGTCAAGAAGCTCGAAGAGCGTCTCGGCGTTTCAGCAGCAGCGGCAGTTGCAGCCCCGGCAGCCGGCGGCGGAGCAGCGGCAGCGGCTCCGGTCGAAGAGAAGACCGAGTTCACCGTTATCCTCAAGGATGCCGGCGCGAATAAGATCAACACCATCAAGGCTGTACGCGAAGTCACCGCTCTTGGGCTGAAGGAAGCCAAGGATCTGGTCGACGCCGCTCCCAAGCCCTTGAAGGAGAACATTTCGAAGGATGATGCAGCTGCCATCGCCAAGAAGTTCGAAGGCGTTGCAACCATCGAAATCAAGTAG